The Streptococcus pantholopis genome has a segment encoding these proteins:
- a CDS encoding amino acid ABC transporter ATP-binding protein, which translates to MAELKIDVQDLHKSFGDNEVLKGITTQFYEGDVVCIIGPSGSGKSTFLRTLNLLESITSGKVIVDGYELSDKNTDVDKARENIGMVFQHFNLFPHMTVLENICFAPVELGKYSQEEAEKVGMELLEKVGLVEKADAKPDSLSGGQKQRVAIARSLAMNPAIMLFDEPTSALDPEMVGDVLNVMKDLAHQGMTMLIVTHEMGFARQVANRVIFTDGGEFLEDGSPEEIFDQPKHPRLQDFLNKVLNV; encoded by the coding sequence ATGGCAGAATTAAAAATTGATGTTCAGGACCTCCATAAATCTTTTGGAGATAATGAAGTTTTAAAAGGCATTACAACGCAGTTCTATGAAGGTGATGTTGTCTGCATTATCGGTCCCTCTGGTTCGGGGAAATCTACTTTTCTGCGGACCCTTAACCTCCTTGAAAGTATTACCAGCGGGAAAGTTATTGTAGACGGCTATGAGCTGTCGGATAAAAACACTGATGTTGACAAAGCACGTGAAAATATTGGGATGGTATTCCAGCATTTTAACCTTTTCCCTCATATGACCGTCCTTGAAAATATTTGTTTTGCCCCTGTAGAGCTGGGAAAGTACTCTCAGGAAGAGGCGGAAAAGGTCGGCATGGAGCTGCTGGAAAAAGTCGGCTTAGTTGAAAAGGCGGATGCGAAGCCGGACAGCTTATCAGGAGGTCAGAAACAGCGGGTGGCTATTGCCCGCAGTTTAGCCATGAACCCTGCTATCATGCTTTTTGATGAACCGACATCTGCTCTAGACCCCGAAATGGTCGGTGATGTTCTCAATGTTATGAAGGATTTAGCCCATCAAGGCATGACAATGCTGATTGTCACACACGAAATGGGTTTTGCCCGTCAAGTGGCTAACCGTGTGATTTTTACCGACGGCGGTGAATTCTTAGAAGACGGCAGCCCTGAGGAAATCTTTGACCAGCCTAAACACCCTCGCCTGCAAGATTTTCTAAACAAAGTTTTAAATGTCTGA